One genomic region from Dehalobacter restrictus DSM 9455 encodes:
- a CDS encoding DUF1697 domain-containing protein has translation MKYIALLRGINVGGKNKVSMHDLKNCFENAGFLNTRTYINSGNVIFDSEEQSIIDLSSYCNDILKKKFDFPIGIALIDVNTLKEALENVPDWWGYDQNSKHNAIFVIQPATAEEIIADAGKMKPEYEQLYAYKEIIFWSAPLKTFSRTRWSKIVGTKAYQSITIRNANTTKKLLEMAQS, from the coding sequence ATGAAATATATTGCACTGCTCCGAGGAATAAATGTTGGCGGAAAAAACAAAGTTTCTATGCATGATTTGAAAAACTGTTTCGAGAATGCAGGTTTTCTAAATACGCGGACCTATATTAATAGTGGTAATGTCATCTTTGACAGTGAAGAACAAAGTATCATAGATCTATCAAGTTATTGCAATGATATTCTGAAGAAGAAATTTGACTTTCCTATTGGCATAGCATTGATTGATGTTAATACATTGAAAGAGGCATTAGAGAATGTACCTGATTGGTGGGGATATGATCAAAACTCGAAACATAATGCCATATTTGTAATCCAACCTGCCACAGCGGAAGAAATTATTGCGGATGCAGGAAAAATGAAGCCGGAGTATGAACAACTTTATGCTTATAAAGAGATTATATTTTGGTCAGCTCCATTAAAAACATTTTCTAGAACCCGGTGGTCAAAGATAGTCGGAACAAAAGCATATCAAAGTATTACAATTCGAAATGCAAATACAACAAAGAAGTTATTGGAAATGGCACAATCATAA